A window of the Ochotona princeps isolate mOchPri1 chromosome 30, mOchPri1.hap1, whole genome shotgun sequence genome harbors these coding sequences:
- the CDV3 gene encoding protein CDV3 homolog isoform X1 — protein sequence MAETEERSLDNFFAKRDKKKKKERSGRAAGTAGSAGVGAAGGSSGSAGCGAGAGARPADGGGAAGVGAAGAGAAAKAVTKDEDEWKEFEQKEVDYSGLRVQAMQISEKEEDDTEKREDPGDNWEEGGGGGGGIEKSSGPWNKTAPVQAAPAPVVVTETPEPAMSSGVYRPPGARLTTTRKTPQGPPEIYSDTQFPSLQSTAKHVESRKDKEMEKSYEVVRHKNRGRDEVSKNQALKLQLDNQYAVLENQKSSRMQCD from the exons ATGGCCGAGACGGAGGAGCGGAGCCTCGACAACTTCTTCGCCAAGAgggacaagaagaagaagaaggagcggAGCGGCCGGGCGGCCGGGACCGCGGGCTCGGCGGGCGTAGGCGCCGCCGGCGGGAGCAGCGGCTCGGCTGGCTGCGGGGCGGGCGCGGGGGCCCGGCCGGCGGACGGCGGCGGCGCGGCGGGCGTGGGGGCCGCGGGCGCCGGGGCCGCCGCCAAGGCCGTGACCAAG GATGAAGATGAATGGAAAGAATTCGAACAAAAAGAGGTTGATTACAGTGGCCTTCGAGTTCAGGCAATGCAAATAAG TGAAAAGGAAGAAGATGATACTGAGAAGAGGGAAGATCCAGGTGACAACTGGGAAGAAGGCGGAGGTGGCGGTGGTGGCATAGAAAAATCTTCAGGTCCCTGGAACAAAACAGCTCCAGTCCAAGCAGCTCCTGCTCCAGTAGTTG TTACAGAAACTCCAGAACCAGCGATGTCTAGTGGTGTGTATAGGCCACCTGGAGCCAGGCTAACCACAACCAGGAAAACGCCACAGGGACCACCTGAGATCTACAGTGACACACAGTTCCCGTCCCTGCAGTCCACTGCCAAGCATGTAGAGAGCCGGAA GGATAAAGAAATGGAGAAGAGCTATGAAGTAGTAAGGCACAAAAATAGAGGTAGAGATGAGGTTTCCAAAAACCAGGCCCTTAAACTCCAGCTAGACAACCAGTATGCCGTGCTAGAGAATCAGAAAAGCAGCCGCATGCAGTGCGATTGA
- the CDV3 gene encoding protein CDV3 homolog isoform X2 produces the protein MAETEERSLDNFFAKRDKKKKKERSGRAAGTAGSAGVGAAGGSSGSAGCGAGAGARPADGGGAAGVGAAGAGAAAKAVTKDEDEWKEFEQKEVDYSGLRVQAMQISEKEEDDTEKREDPGDNWEEGGGGGGGIEKSSGPWNKTAPVQAAPAPVVVTETPEPAMSSGVYRPPGARLTTTRKTPQGPPEIYSDTQFPSLQSTAKHVESRKY, from the exons ATGGCCGAGACGGAGGAGCGGAGCCTCGACAACTTCTTCGCCAAGAgggacaagaagaagaagaaggagcggAGCGGCCGGGCGGCCGGGACCGCGGGCTCGGCGGGCGTAGGCGCCGCCGGCGGGAGCAGCGGCTCGGCTGGCTGCGGGGCGGGCGCGGGGGCCCGGCCGGCGGACGGCGGCGGCGCGGCGGGCGTGGGGGCCGCGGGCGCCGGGGCCGCCGCCAAGGCCGTGACCAAG GATGAAGATGAATGGAAAGAATTCGAACAAAAAGAGGTTGATTACAGTGGCCTTCGAGTTCAGGCAATGCAAATAAG TGAAAAGGAAGAAGATGATACTGAGAAGAGGGAAGATCCAGGTGACAACTGGGAAGAAGGCGGAGGTGGCGGTGGTGGCATAGAAAAATCTTCAGGTCCCTGGAACAAAACAGCTCCAGTCCAAGCAGCTCCTGCTCCAGTAGTTG TTACAGAAACTCCAGAACCAGCGATGTCTAGTGGTGTGTATAGGCCACCTGGAGCCAGGCTAACCACAACCAGGAAAACGCCACAGGGACCACCTGAGATCTACAGTGACACACAGTTCCCGTCCCTGCAGTCCACTGCCAAGCATGTAGAGAGCCGGAA ATACTGA